The Vibrio rhizosphaerae genome contains the following window.
GTTGAAGGCTGTCGTGTTGAAGGGAAAGTGACCCTGCACGGTCAGGATATTTACGCACCGGCGGTTGATGTTGCAACGCTGCGCCGACGGGTTGGCATGGTGTTTCAGCGTCCCAATCCATTTCCCAAATCTATCTATGAAAATGTGATCTACGGGCTTCGCCTACAAGGTGTCCGCAATGCCCGGACGTTGGATGATGCCGTCGAACGTTCGTTGCGGGCAGCAGCCCTGTGGGAAGAAGTCAAACATCGTTTACATGAAAATGCATTCGGTTTATCCGGCGGGCAACAGCAGCGTTTGGTGATAGCCCGGGCGATTGCGATTGAACCGGAAATCCTATTATTGGATGAGCCGACATCCGCGCTGGATCCGATCTCGACGCTGACAATCGAAGAACTGATTAATGATCTGAAAACCAAATATACGGTGGTGATTGTCACGCATAACATGCAACAGGCAGCGCGGGTCAGTGATCATACCGCCTTCATCCATATGGGAAAATTGGTTGAATATGCCGATACCGATACTATTTTTACATCGCCGGTGAAAAAACAGACCGAAGATTATATTACCGGGCGTTACGGATGATCGTTCGTCGTTACGTCCATACAACTGAAGAGAGGCTTTATGCAGTTTGGTCGCCATATATCCGGACAGTTTAACGCTGAGCTTGAAGCGATCCGGACGCATGTTCTGACAATGGGCGGATTGGTCGAGCAGCAATTATCCTATGCCATGCAAGCACTGCATAAGCAAGATCTGGAGCTGGCTCGTCAGGTGATTCGCGATGATCACAAAGTCAATGCAATGGAAGTTGCTATTGATGATGCTTG
Protein-coding sequences here:
- the pstB gene encoding phosphate ABC transporter ATP-binding protein PstB, with amino-acid sequence MLPLNHTLGFQPSIDVKHLSDKQTAIEIDDLSLFYQGTVALSHISMRIPKGQVTAFIGPSGCGKSTLLRCMNRMNDLVEGCRVEGKVTLHGQDIYAPAVDVATLRRRVGMVFQRPNPFPKSIYENVIYGLRLQGVRNARTLDDAVERSLRAAALWEEVKHRLHENAFGLSGGQQQRLVIARAIAIEPEILLLDEPTSALDPISTLTIEELINDLKTKYTVVIVTHNMQQAARVSDHTAFIHMGKLVEYADTDTIFTSPVKKQTEDYITGRYG